CATCATCTTTAAACCTTTTTCAACTTCTTCTATAGTTGTTGTTATTGGCATTGTTGTTGTCACTGATTGAATTGATGCTATAGATACTAAGTAATTATCTTTTTTTTGAACATATCCTATTTCATCTTTTAATTCTAACCCAAATATTTTTGTTAATATTAACTTCCCATTTTCTGAATTCCCACCATTATTTTCTCTTACATCAAGTATGATATCTGAAGAATTTTTTAAAAAAGGATATATATTGTTTTCGAATTCAAAAATCATGTTATTGTCAAAAAAGCTTTTAATTTTAATATAATATTTTCCTTCTTCTATCTGAAGTAATGTGTAATTGTCACTATTATATATTTTATTAAACTTTTTTGTAGTTAGTTTTTTTGGTGATTTAAAATCATATTTATCATAATCATTATATCCTATATAATAATTCATTTTGACTGTTTCTTTATTATTAAAACTAGGTTTAACTATTTCCATTTCAATACTAGTACCAATTTCTCCATATTCTAATCTTTTTATTGCTTCACTATCAATAGCACCTTTGGTCTTAACAGGAATTAAAGGTTTCATATATAGATTAATATAATCTTTTGCAGACATTCCTTCGATAGTAACTATCTCAGAGCCTATAGGTATATTATTTTCTCCTACCTTTGAAATTATATAATATTTCCCTTGAAAAAAATCAAATTTATATGGCAAGAATCCAACATGTTTCTTTACTTCATCATTAGGAAAAATTATTGCATGTCCATCATCCAATAATGATAATAATTTTTGCTCAATAACAAGTTTATCATATTCATTTGAAATCATCGAAAGATCAGATATTGCTTGTACATATCCATCATTCCATTTTTTTAACTTGTCCTCACCCCAAAATGGTGAATACTGTAATCCTATATTCCATATTTGACTTATACTTAAAATATCATCCTTTAATTTTATTTTTTCTTTATTCTTTATAATTATTGAACCATTATGATTTGAACATCCACATAAACCACAAACAAGTAAACATAATATAATTAATTTTTTCATAAATTTTTACCTCCAAATATATTATTAGTTTATTCCTCTAATAATTTTTACACAAAACAAATTAAATTAGGATAGTATCATAAAAATTGTTT
This region of Sporanaerobacter acetigenes DSM 13106 genomic DNA includes:
- a CDS encoding S41 family peptidase — protein: MKKLIILCLLVCGLCGCSNHNGSIIIKNKEKIKLKDDILSISQIWNIGLQYSPFWGEDKLKKWNDGYVQAISDLSMISNEYDKLVIEQKLLSLLDDGHAIIFPNDEVKKHVGFLPYKFDFFQGKYYIISKVGENNIPIGSEIVTIEGMSAKDYINLYMKPLIPVKTKGAIDSEAIKRLEYGEIGTSIEMEIVKPSFNNKETVKMNYYIGYNDYDKYDFKSPKKLTTKKFNKIYNSDNYTLLQIEEGKYYIKIKSFFDNNMIFEFENNIYPFLKNSSDIILDVRENNGGNSENGKLILTKIFGLELKDEIGYVQKKDNYLVSIASIQSVTTTMPITTTIEEVEKGLKMMGNQYLEEIDLDTNNKIMTKLEPIYFQGKAFVLSSYKSGSAVDDFLAYCKQIKNIEIIGTNSRGATGMIGMFPLSNESIVSLSIFNVKTYDEQNIQNIGIIPNILVEPSIEDYVKGKDTQLEYVLNYIKKGDYSEN